The following coding sequences lie in one Deltaproteobacteria bacterium genomic window:
- a CDS encoding tetratricopeptide repeat protein yields MTGERYERKLTAILSADVKGYSRLMGEDEEATIRTLTAYREVMANLIQKHRGRVVDSPGDNVLAEFKSVVDAVRCAVDIQKEIKVRNAEMQENRRMEFRIGVNLGDVIEEGERIYGDGVNIAARLEGLAEAGGVCISGTVHDSIENKLALGYEYLGEQVVKNIKRPVRAYRVLMAPEAAGSLVYRKRRDDPRHKRRATLTLVVVLVAGAAFGVFWNHFLRHSPPSKEVTPEKSPVLELPDKPSIAVLPFANMSGDPDQEYFSDGITEDLITDLSKLSGLFVIARNSVFTYKGKSVKVEEVGRELGVRYVLEGSVRKAGDQVRITAQLVDAATGGHLWAERYDGDLKDIFALQDEVTQKIVSALAVNLTQDERERLVRKHTDNLEAYDYTLRGLEYLFRFTEEANTQARKMFEKSVGLDPEYAIAYSLLGSTHLLEWSLGWSQDSQSLERAFELEQKAIGLDDSLPEPHRFLGDVYLWKKQHDRAIAEYEKAIALDPNDPDGFQGLGSILTWAGRPEESIGLVKKAIRLDPVYPVFYLFTLGHAYFLTGQYEEAVTTLRRALNLNPNFWPSHLYLAASYVELGRYEEARAEAAEVTRLSLQTSTETWKERLPYKDHGVLEHLLDSLHKAGLK; encoded by the coding sequence ATGACCGGTGAACGGTACGAACGGAAGCTCACGGCTATCTTGAGTGCTGACGTAAAAGGCTACAGCCGTCTCATGGGCGAGGATGAAGAGGCGACCATCCGAACACTGACCGCCTATAGAGAGGTGATGGCTAACCTGATCCAGAAGCATCGCGGGCGAGTGGTAGATTCCCCCGGGGATAATGTGCTCGCGGAGTTCAAGAGTGTGGTGGATGCGGTACGTTGTGCCGTGGACATCCAGAAGGAGATCAAGGTCAGAAACGCTGAGATGCAAGAAAACCGGAGGATGGAGTTCCGTATCGGGGTCAACCTTGGAGATGTGATCGAAGAGGGAGAGCGGATCTATGGCGACGGTGTCAATATTGCGGCCCGACTCGAAGGATTGGCCGAGGCCGGGGGAGTCTGCATCTCCGGGACTGTCCACGACAGCATTGAGAACAAGCTTGCCTTGGGGTATGAGTACCTGGGGGAACAAGTCGTCAAGAACATCAAGAGGCCGGTGCGGGCCTACCGCGTCCTGATGGCACCTGAGGCTGCGGGCTCCCTGGTGTACAGAAAGAGAAGGGATGACCCGAGGCATAAACGGAGGGCGACTCTGACTCTGGTGGTGGTCTTGGTTGCCGGAGCTGCCTTCGGGGTATTTTGGAACCATTTCTTGCGCCATTCCCCTCCTTCAAAGGAGGTGACCCCTGAAAAGTCGCCGGTGCTTGAGCTACCGGACAAGCCCTCGATCGCGGTACTGCCTTTTGCCAATATGAGCGGAGATCCGGACCAGGAGTACTTCAGCGACGGGATAACCGAAGACCTTATCACCGACCTTTCCAAGCTCTCAGGGCTGTTTGTTATCGCTCGCAACTCTGTCTTTACCTACAAGGGGAAGTCAGTGAAGGTAGAGGAAGTGGGGAGGGAGCTGGGAGTGCGGTATGTTTTGGAAGGAAGCGTTCGTAAGGCTGGAGACCAGGTGCGGATTACTGCACAGCTGGTGGATGCCGCCACAGGAGGACACCTGTGGGCAGAGAGATATGATGGGGATCTGAAAGACATTTTTGCGTTACAAGACGAGGTGACGCAGAAGATCGTGTCCGCTCTGGCTGTGAACCTGACCCAGGATGAGCGGGAGCGTCTGGTAAGGAAACACACCGACAACCTGGAGGCCTACGACTATACCTTGCGGGGACTGGAATATCTTTTTCGCTTTACTGAAGAGGCCAATACTCAGGCGCGAAAGATGTTTGAAAAATCCGTCGGCCTGGATCCGGAGTATGCCATAGCGTATTCGCTGTTGGGTTCGACCCATTTACTTGAGTGGTCTCTCGGGTGGAGCCAAGACTCTCAGTCCCTGGAGCGGGCGTTTGAGCTGGAGCAAAAGGCCATAGGCCTGGACGACTCGCTGCCTGAACCCCATCGTTTCCTGGGGGATGTCTATTTGTGGAAAAAGCAGCATGACCGGGCCATCGCTGAATATGAGAAAGCCATCGCTCTCGACCCTAACGATCCCGATGGGTTTCAGGGCCTGGGGAGTATTCTGACCTGGGCTGGACGGCCTGAGGAGAGTATCGGACTGGTAAAGAAGGCCATCCGTCTGGACCCTGTATATCCGGTTTTCTATTTATTCACCTTAGGCCATGCCTATTTCTTGACAGGGCAGTATGAGGAGGCAGTCACCACACTCAGGAGGGCCCTGAACCTCAACCCCAATTTTTGGCCTTCCCACCTCTACTTGGCTGCCAGTTACGTTGAGCTGGGGCGGTACGAGGAGGCCCGGGCCGAGGCGGCGGAAGTCACGAGGCTAAGCCTCCAGACCTCTACCGAGACCTGGAAAGAGAGACTCCCCTACAAGGATCATGGGGTACTCGAGCATCTACTCGACAGTCTCCATAAGGCAGGACTCAAGTGA